One Bombus fervidus isolate BK054 chromosome 2, iyBomFerv1, whole genome shotgun sequence DNA segment encodes these proteins:
- the LOC139998088 gene encoding uncharacterized protein, producing MITIKFETNLIMYVTVTKYLLQIQDVTEHVTPTQGTDCTPMKTMKEFYINVEFIEYGISIKNVDIFRMEQVFQQTWETPGIIHSLTVMIRRLQTSLEMRVGNFEYLLLRRKMGPACFVALCIYLIKT from the exons ATGAttacgataaaatttgaaactaacCTGATAATGTATGTGacagttacaaaatatttattgcaaatacaGGATGTAACAGAACATGTGACACCCACTCAAGGAACTGATTGCACACCAATGAAAAcaatgaaagaattttatataaacgtaGAGTTTATCGAGTACGGAAtatctattaaaaatgttgataTATTCAGAATGGAACAAGTTTTTCAACAAACTTGGGAAACACCAGGAATCATTCACAGTTTAACCGTAATGATAAGACGTTTACAGACTAGCCTTGAAATGCGAGTTGGTAACTTTGAGTATCTTCTTTTAAG GCGTAAAATGGGTCCCGCATGTTTTGTCGCGCTCtgcatatatttaataaaaacttaG